GATCAGGACATGTTTTTAGTGCATGACCTGGGATGTGATCAAGTCCAGTCATCACTGTAAAGTCTTTTCTCAGTGTATTGGAGGGTTCAAGTTTCCACATGAAACACGTGTACACTGAATATTGGACCAGGATTGTCTTTAAAACTGTAATGTCACAACTTGTGCTCTGAATCCTGACTTTTAAAGTCAGATTTTAAATGAGCACAAAGAATTTACACTTTCAGCAATGAATGAAGTCTTCTAGTGTTACCTACGTCATTATAAACTGTGAAGCTGCTCAACATTCAACTGTagaagcaagaagaaaaactatTTTTTGACTGGAAGAGGACTTACTGTCTTagttttctcatatttttgtttatttttcttattttcagcaGCAACGGGCATTAAGAAAACTATAACACTCACTGTACAATGCTTGCTTAGtaccaaacagcaaacagaaaccaTTAGCTGACAAATatagtgaagcatttagcagctcgtgggaaagaaaaaatcacattttaagaTAAATTGTGTGTGTTGATACACTTGCTTGATGATAGgatatatttattgtttgttaaCCACTTTAAACTGGATCTCAAGGACAGAAGATGACACCTTAAACGGAAGCTGATTAacgaataataataataataataataatgtagaaacacacatacaagatAGAATAAAAGAAGATATTTTATTCAACACAACTTGCTCAAACAATAACTGATTACACCCCAtcacaaactgatttttatACAACAGTGTGAAATCACCTTGTTTGAAAAGTGCAAAAGTGTAATATTACCATCTCCccaagtgttttctgttttagcaCTCAAGCTAATTAGTCGGTGATAGGACTGGCACTGACTGACATTATAAAAGCTGTGCAATCAGTACTCATGGTTCCCAGTACCCCACTCTCTGCTCAAAGTTGCCATCAGAGGAATTATTTAAGATAAAAGACactatgggaaaaaaaagattatccCTTGACAGATATTATCATCACAGCCCTTTATGGAAAGTACTAACTTACTtttctccctgcctctctcttttttttcttcatctgtgtctctctttctacGTCTCTGTCTCCCAATGGATAGAAAAAAgcaaggagaaagaaaggaggaataAAAGAGTGAGTGAGCTCTGTCAATTGTAGTGAGTGCACTGCTAAGTCTGGCTACACTACAAAGGTTAGCAGATCCAACTGTCAATAGTGTCTTGTGggtgggagagggaggagggaggagacatTGAGGTGAGGTggtggggggaggtggggggggtggttgctttgagagaaagagatactTTGATATTTCGGAATGTTAGAAGGGTGAATGTGAAGAACTGGAGGTTGGGGATCTAATTACCGGGCCATAATTGGGGGCTGGGGAATAGGTTGCCGTCCTCTCAACTCGCTGCAGATCAATTATGTTAAGAGAACATCTGTAAGTAGAGCTTAATGAGGTCCATTAGAGCAACATGCACTGCCTTCCCTAACAGTGCTTGTCAGCTTCTTGGATGAGCTGGAGTGTGCTGCTGACTAGGGACCTGGTGGAGGGGTTTAAATAGGAGAGGCGCTTGACTCACCACTGCTTTTCCTTCCACGATAACCACAGAGacgcacagacagacaggggaggGAGACGGTGAGGAGGCAGCAAGGGGGAGCGACACCCTGTGAACCTGGTCCGGGATGTACAGAGCCACGGGGGGAAGCCAAGTTTAGAGTCATCTCGCATCCCAATAACTTGAGCAGAGAACCTACTATTTCCTAACTTCCGTTGCCAAGTTTACTTTAGACAATCTGGAGTTGAACAAGCTCAGGCAAAGTTGTCCTGGTCACACTTTGACTAAGAGTCaagagaacagagaagaaaaaccaCTGCAGTGACCCCGAGCATTTGTTTTGGGCATTCCTGGCTGCAATTCAAGGTATGTGTACTTCTAAGCTGTGAACTGAACACTCTCCACAAAGTGAGGGCTGTGTGCATAAAGTGTCGAGTGAGGAATGAAATATGCAAGAAGACACTAACACAGCCAGCAAATGGCTACAGAGGACataacattaaatgtgtttggCTTCTCCATGAACAGGCTTCATCTTCTGTTAACCAGACAGTCTAGTAGTTTAAGTAGCCAGTTTAAGTAGTAGTGGTGCCCGCTTTATTTCTTCAGTAACGACAAGAGTGGGGGTTAGTGTCAAGTTTAAACATAGCAagcttcttttctgtctgtgcatgtacaAGGAGTATACAGAGGTGCACGTTTCAGTCGAAAAGATTTGATCTGCACCATGTGACAGTCTTCTCCACCCTCCACCTTCACCATAgccctctgtctccatcttccATTCACACAGAGGATAAATAACACAGTGAGTGAAGGTAGGGTGGAAGGGCAGTGGTGGCAGCctcacacactacacacactctgcagcaaATTGCATGATTACTAAGATAGGCTGCCTTGAAATAATTCAATCCATGACAAAACCTAATTACTGGCAGGTAATACCCTGTCAGCTTTAATGCATCTCATCACTCAAAATGGCACAGAGAGCATTTTATGACCCATCTCATTATCACTGCATTTTAGGCTGGAGCAGCATGCCAACTATTGACTTGTGTCTCTCCTTCCATCATGCctccacccccaacccccctaCCAGAATATTTAAGGGAATAACTTAACACTTGTCAGGCTATGTGTTGGAACACTGGGTGGTGTGTATTCAATAGGGAGGCGTGAGGCAGTggtggggaggtggaggtgtggaGGCACCATGCCCTAACATGTGGCCTTCATCATGGCCTCATCCAATCCAAACAGTACAGCTAATTGATGTATACTGCTGCAATAATAGGGCAAAGAAGTCCATCCTTTAATTACAGGAATGATTTAAATAAAGAGTGTGGAGAGGCAGTAATCAGTTCCAGGAGCCTGGGACTTcaaatgtggtgtgtgtgcgcactcCTGGAGGAAGAACACCAGAGAAAGAGGACTCGGTGACCTCAGTGAAGATTGATATGATTATACAtatgcacctttttttttaaatttgtgctttttttattttctcaaattagTTTCTCTTTGaaccaatgaaaacacacacatgaaagacaTGATATGGCTGACTTGCTCTCTTTCATCATTTGTGCACACACTAATTGTTTAAAGGCTCTAATAGCCTAGTTAAACCTTACACTTTACAACATTAGTGCGTACAGAGCAGGCTTACTCCTGAGTGATCTCTCGTTGAAATCGTGAAAGACGGATGTCAGCCAGCTCGAACATCTAAGGACGATGGAAAAGGTGGGCGTTTCGGGGACGCGCATGTGATGTATGTCCTCCGCTGTAGTGGAGCGGCTGGTAATAAGTGAATGACCTTATCGTATTGGTGTAATGTCTCACCAGTGGGGCTCGCAGATAATGAAGCTTGACTTCCCCCGTCTCTCGCCATTCAGTCGCTGATGCATGGGGACGCCGGCTTGAGCCCCGCACTCTCCCTGCATGCTCCACGGCGGGCAGATGAACACCTGTAGCTGGGTATAACCATACAGACTGGTGGCTCTGGTCCTTGTGGAGCTCATTATTTCCATCGTGAAGATCAGTGCGCTGCGACGCACGGTGCCAGTTTGGTGAACTTTTTGCTGCTGCGGAGGGGGATCTGTAGCTACCATCCGGAACTGGAGTTCAGCTTTCTGCTTaacttttttttgaaaaaggtGAGTTAGTAGGATGTAACTACttttaaacaacaaatcatTGCTGGTAATTAAATGTTGCTTCGCTGTTggtttgtgatttatttatttttgttaggTTTATGAAAGTTGTATGTGTAATTAATTGAAATAAGCTATGCCATGAGCTGTGTGAACGACGCTGTGGAAGCGGAGTGGGGGATCCGTCCCCTTTTGTCGTGTGTACACGCTGCCTGGTCTCACGTCAAACTGCTGATTAGTGAAGCAGCGCGCAGCAGTAACAGCTTGTGTGAGGTGGCCAGTGCGATTAGAAGGTCGCTGCGCCGCGGAGGAAAAGCATCTTTTTGTCTTCCTATCATTCGCTGCCTCCATCTTTCTGCACATACAGCTCCGGTCGTCGTAGATGTGCTCTTACACGCCGTGTGACGCCCCACGGCAGCGAACAGCGCGCTCCAGCTTCCTCGCATGTGTTTTGTCGGCCGATGtaccccccctccttcctccttcttttcatTCTACTCTGGTCGCCGTGCTGGATTGTTCCCCCTCTAACAAAGCCCGATCGTAGTCTGCCTTCAGACAGCTGCTCTCCCGACCAGGTGGCCCCGGGTTGCATGGTGGTGCTTGGCTGCTTCAGCGGTTcaacaaatgcagaaaagggagaaaagttTCGGTAAGATGTTTACTTTGCGCTATGGCATGTATGAACGCTACGTTTCATGCGTGTTTCGTGTGCTCTGCGACGATAAGTTCCAGCATTTCTGCGTCGAAGGCGACGTGTCCAGAACTGACCCGCTGCCGTTCTAACCCGATTCATTCTCTGTTATTCCACAGCTAATCTTTCATTAATGCATTAAATAGATGTTCTGCGATGTTATGTTAGTGATCATACAGCTGATGTGTATACGCTGTGAAACGCCTCCAGTGTCTGTTATGTGCTTGTGCATGGCAAATTGAGTCTCTCCGTTATTGGCCTTTACCAACACTCCGCTGCCATGGTAACAGCAATTAAACTGATGGGATGAAATGTCAGCATCTTGTTGCCGAACAACTGGGACTCAAATAGTAGGATATTCTCCGCTCTATCTCTATCATTCTCCATCCGCTCTgggcgatgatgatgatgatgatgatgatatatgGGGCCTGGGACGCACAGCTCCAGCTGCTGAAGCCCAgtgaggaaaggaggaaagggagaAAATGAACCAACGCGCAAGCAAAAGAGAAACATGGGCTCTGACAAAACTGTGATTTTCCTCCCATTATGGAATATTAAGCACCCTATTTCACGCAATCGGAAGCGTGAAGTGGTCAAATTCCTGCCTCGCTTTTCTCATTCTCCCCCCAAGCTGATTGCGAGTGGAGTCGAAACTCTTCAGTCCTTTGTTTTGGTAATGAGTAGCGGGGACTTTGTAGTGCTAACGAGGCTGAACGGATCAGTGCCGCTGAACTGGCGCAGCGGAGAGCAGCCGGCCAGGCAGCAGCGCGCCCCGCTCTCTAAATCCAGCCAATTAGCAAATCAACAGCCCCAACGCGCTGGAACAAATGAGCTGAGCTACTTACCGCCCTGCAACCTGTTGGATACTGTCTTTGCAAATGATTTCTtgctaaaaatatatatattatactataCCATAGCTTGTATGGAGTTAATGTGTGACAGATGAGgaacaatattttcatttaacgGACATAACCTGTGAGTGTTTCCCATCGTTTTTTTCACGTACAGAAATGTTTCCCCTCACTGTCACTGAAACTtgaaactttaaaaactttCAAAACCCAGAAAAGGCGTGTTCTTCCCACAAGTTGGTGTCACGGCCTGTTCTGACATGAGATTCACACACAATGTTATGATTTTCTCTGAAATgaacacacttcctgtgtgtttatatcaTGAAATTAAGGGAAACCACCTGCTCCAGAAATTAAGACAAgtataaaaaaatgtatgttttcctAATTGGAATTGGAACGGTTATACAACTAATAATGTATAAACATAACAAATTATTTGCCTCTGACGTGTTAAAATAGTACCAGGAAAGTTTCAGTAGGCCTGTTtcaacattgtgtgtgtgtgtgtgtgtgtgtgtgtgtgtgtatggtgaaTGTGGGACAAAGGGGAGTGGGGGTGTGACTCTCCTTAGGGAATGGCAGGAGAATAATAATTCTAGCCCAGTGCAAGGCCACATTGCCCCCCTCCCAGTGGGGCAACAAAAGCTCATTTCAGGCCAAACAATACTGCCGCTGCAAAGGTCCTCGTCTGTGGCCCCGCCCCTCTAAACACAGAGGAGGTTAACATGGAAGGAAAAAAGCAAGTGTTCAGGAAAGAAATGGGAAACtggttttgtgtctgtctgtgctgctggttgGTCTCACAGCATTTAAAACAGTCTGCATTCACTTGTGGTTTTGTTAGGCCTCTTTGTCATAGTCAGCCCCTAGCAGTTTACAAGGCCTAGCAGCATCCACATGCTTGTAGCCGTTAATTTTGTTTTGGCTATCAATGTctcaatccatccatccatccattttctataccgcttatccgtcagagtcgcaggggggctggagcctatcccagctgactacgggcgagaggcggggttcaccctgggcTGGCCGCcggtcaatcgcagggctgattAATGTTTCAATGttatttgtaattattattgttcttttatctattattattattctgtataACAATACTAcgaatgtctttttttcctcctagtAGGCTTAGAATGTCCAAACATCCAAAATTTTAGTTAAGGCCAAATAGACGCAGGGGTTTCCTCAGAGTGTTGTGTACAGGTGGAGggtagtgagtgtgtgtttctttcttcataGACACTACATCCTCCTCTTTTTGGAACGTGTTACAGTGAAATCACCTGTCGTTGTATTTCTGTCAGTATTAAACACCAGTTCAGCCTCAGTTGGGGGCATGGACTGCGCCCCAAATCCATGTGATACGCATGCAGTAACAACAGGCTCATAGAACTGAATTTCTCTCAGTCATCATTATGAGGCTTTAGAAGTGTATGTTAGAGTGTGCACCTGCACAAACCATGCCTTCTGcctgtatttatgttttctcagtgctgtgctgtgtcgGGACTTTTCTGGGTGCCAGCCTCTCTGCAGCACTATGTAGcccccagccaataacagcGTGAGGTCGGAACTcttcaaaagtaaaataagGAAGTTTGTTATCTTGTCTGTCGTAAAGAGATGCAGGTCTGTGCGAgctacacacagacaggcactgAGCGGAGGTGTTCAGAAAAAAGGACGAAACCTGAActtctgttttcacacaaatTCTGGAATGTAGTGCAAAGGTGTGgctttgtttatgtgtgtgacaACGAAGACAATaactttatgtttctctgtttcaccGCTTTGTTCACACTTATTTTAACTCTCTCTCGTCATTCAGTCTCCAGCTCTCAGTGCTTTACAAGCAGCAAATTAAATATTCCGCATACTGTGCCTTTAAACACACTTGAGTGCTTCACAGCCTTGTAGTTTTGAACTAAGCTAAACTTTTCTCAGATCTTTTTTTAACTGTCTTATCACTTACAAATGTATTAGATTTCCATCATACTTTTTCAGTACACTTAATTTTGAAACCTTTCGGCTAGTGTGTACACACTACTCGCTCAAAACCTCCTGAGAAATGTCAGGTCTGGGATTGATAGACAGCTCTGTATGCTCTTTGTCCTTCATGTGACCTGTTGTCAGACACAGTTTCAGATTTTAATCCTTGTaatccttttccttttcacacatgcagtacgagtgagaaaaaagacatttattttcaatCTTACCATGTTGAAACTGTCAATTGTCTATATATGGTGGGTGACACCTAATTTGCTGTTCAGCCGTCCAGGttaaatgctgttgtttttttttttaattagataATTAGATAATTAGAAATCCGTGACTGTTAGACATGAGTCTATGAGGGCTCATTTTCACTTGTGTCTTATTTAATTCTAgtgtaatttaaaatttttgttaACAGTGTCGTTATAACACCACTCTTGCTTAATGTCAATTGTccaatgaaaacaagaaactgTATTAATTCAGCCAAACAGTATCAGTgcttcatttcactttaattcATGCATGGTATATTGTACTTTGAATGTGTATGATTACTTGCTTAATCAATTAGTTTGATCCTGTcttatatatatgtatgcatacatatatatattttttgttttgttttcatggtaAGAAAACTTGTGCCTCCTCCTCAGTTAGTGTGCCaatgtttgatgtgtgtttgaagcCTCTTTCTGTGCTTCTCCCAGGTATACAAATGCTCTCCGTTCAGCCGGACACCAAGCCAAAAGGCTGTGCCGGCTGCAACCGGAAGATCAAGGACCGCTACCTGCTGAAGGCCCTCGATAAGTATTGGCACGAGGACTGTCTTAAGTGTGCTTGCTGTGACTGCAGGTTGGGCGAGGTGGGCTCCACACTCTACACAAAAGCCAACCTCATCTTGTGCCGAAGAGACTACCTACGGTAAGAAAGACATCTTCACAGCCTTTGTGTGATGTTAAACAAAAGATAACACACAGTGTGCTCGGCCGAACTGTTCTATGGATTTCCTGACTTACAGAGAGATGCACCGATTGGTTCAAGCATAATCCGAACTTACAGTGGTTGGACCGGCagaaattattgttattaatcaGATTGGTTaaggttcatttattttgttgtgtgttttattcttttgattaattgattatttggGATTTAAATACCAATACAGCAGTCTCAGAACTCACATGGGACCTCATGTGCACTTGAGATCACTTAGCACACAGCACTTATTATTCTGTCCCCAACGTAAGAAGCTCTactttgtcactttgttatTTAAGGGAACTGAGTaaccttctttctgtctgtttctgcaaGTAAAAGTGGAGGTTTTATTTGAGTTTTAGCTTCATTTGACCAATAGTGAATTAAATGAATTTACTGGAATAAAGTTCACTCACCTGTTTATTCACTAAAATAGATTATATCACTTTTTGGATTGACAAAAATAGaagattattttatttgcagCTGTATTCTGTAGTCTGGCATTACAGTTTATCCAAGCCTTTTAAAGggattttaaaaacatgaatagaAGGTGAAATTGTTTCCATCATGAAATTAATCTTACAGCTTGTTATTTGTCAGAAAATATCAAAGGAATTATCTCCTTTCATTGAcatattattttaatgtatttttagaGTGCAATGAGTATTTTTCGAAACCGGACTGGTAAGATGGAGATTATTTTTCTGGTGGTGAGAGAAATAATTTATTCTCTCAGAGCTGCCAGTGTTGTGGTGGTTGTCACAGAGGATTAACACATGTAAAGATTCCTGCTAACATggcgcgcacgcacacacacacacacacacacacacataataaaaaatatgctattttatgctgctttttTCTACTGATGCTAGTTTGCTTTTATGCCATGTTTCATAAGATGATATATAGAGCAGGGAACCTTGCAGGTGGATTTCCCACATATCTCTGCATCTCTACCTCTGACTTCCTCGTGACTGTGTTTCAGTCtcactacagctcagcattctAGGAGCATGTGCAGTATACAGTAGCTAATGTAGTGTATGTCAGACAGTGGTTGTATGTGTTTGCTACTGCATGTCCACTGCAAGGGCTGTTGCTATGTAAACTGGTTTGGAATTAAGGGTCTACCTAAAATCATATTAGCTGGGAAACTATAGGCACCGTCTTTATGATACATAAATGGACTGCTGAATGGACCGACCAGACACCCTTGAACCAACAGTTCAGGGGCCCCTGAGCCAGAGCTTCTGTTTAAAGTGACCGATAACAGCAAGATCTGTGTTACTGAATAGTCATTGGGTGAGATTAGAAGTAAAGATGATTCAATCACATCCTTTAATACTAGGTATATTCCTATGTTGACTGCAGTTTAATTCTTATTCCTTCTTACCTCATAGTGCTGCACTGTGCATACTTTGGTTTAAGCCTATGTTAAAACTAGTAAAGCACCCCAAATGTTTTGACTGACTCTGTTTCTTTAGCAGTTTAAGATGATGTTTTGTGTCCTAAAATGATGTGACACAGTAACACAGAGTCAATATAACAGGTGTTTGATGTCTTATTTGCaatgttcagtgttcagtgtgcaGTTCTGTGAACAGTGTGGAGTAAGGACGAAGGGTAATATTGTATTACAAGCTCTCGAAGATGTGATGGTGCTTGACCTGCTTTGTATATGAAAGCAAGGATTTTAAATTCTGTTCTAGACTTTACAGGGAGCCAGCGTAGAAAAGCCAATGTGGGAGAAATGAGCTCTCTTATACTAGTTCTTGTCAGCACACGCTGCAGTAGCAGTACAGCAGCGTTTTGTTGGAGAAACTTTAGAGACTTATTAGTGCAGCCTGATAATAGGGAATAGCAATAATCCACCCTTCACATAACAAATAAGTGTACTCATTTTCAGTATCTTTTTGAGGCAGACTGcgcctgatttttgcaatgtgaacgaaattgtttttgttgaaaaagaaTTATGTGGGCTCAAAGATCGAGGTATACATAGAGGCTAAGGTTATTCCATCCAGAGTAACTATATCATTTCACAATGTATTTCTAAAatgtttagggcccagcacaATCAATAAtgatataacaataataacaatg
This Scatophagus argus isolate fScaArg1 chromosome 22, fScaArg1.pri, whole genome shotgun sequence DNA region includes the following protein-coding sequences:
- the lmo3 gene encoding LIM domain only protein 3 isoform X1 — encoded protein: MQKREKSFGIQMLSVQPDTKPKGCAGCNRKIKDRYLLKALDKYWHEDCLKCACCDCRLGEVGSTLYTKANLILCRRDYLRLFGVTGNCAACSKLIPAFEMVMRAKENVYHLDCFACQLCNQRFCVGDKFFLKNNMILCQTDYEEGLMKEGYAPQVR